The proteins below come from a single Macaca fascicularis isolate 582-1 chromosome 9, T2T-MFA8v1.1 genomic window:
- the GPRIN2 gene encoding G protein-regulated inducer of neurite outgrowth 2 isoform X2 — protein sequence MSSSRPEPGPWAPLSPRLQPLSQSSSSLLGEGQEQRPELRKSASSTVWQAQLGEASTRPQAPEEEGNPPESMELARASGPEARPSAGGHWRSSTVGNVSTMGGGDLCRLRAPSAAAMQRSHSDLVRSTQMRGHSGARKASLSCSALGSSPVHRAQLQPGGTSGQGGQALAGLEKDLAPEDGTSNSAWMLGASQLSVPPLNLGDTTAHSSSAQAEPKAAEQLATTACHALPPAALLCGMREMGAGGCCHALPATGILAFPKLVASVSESGLQAQHGVKIHCRLSGGLPGHSHCCAHPWGPTGLVPEPGSRTKDVWTMTSANDLAPAEASLLSAQDAGVQAAPVAACKAVATSPSLEAPAALHVFPEVTLGSSLEETPSPVRDVRWDAEGMTWEVYGAAVDPEVLGVAIQKHLEMQFEQLQRAPTSEDSLSVEGRRGPLRAVMQSLRRPSCCGCSSAAPE from the coding sequence ATGAGCTCCAGCCGCCCTGAGCCGGGTCCCTGGGCACCCCTGAGCCCCCGCCTTCAGCCCCTGTCCCAGAGCTCTTCCAGCCTGCTGGGTGAAGGCCAGGAACAGAGGCCAGAGCTCCGCAAGAGTGCCAGCAGCACCGTGTGGCAGGCCCAGCTGGGCGAGGCCAGCACCAGACCCCAGGCCCCGGAGGAAGAGGGGAACCCGCCTGAGAGCATGGAGCTGGCGCGGGCCTCTGGCCCTGAGGCACGACCCAGTGCTGGAGGCCACTGGCGGAGCAGCACTGTGGGCAATGTGTCCACCATGGGCGGTGGTGACCTGTGTCGCCTGCGGGCCCCCAGTGCTGCTGCTATGCAGAGGAGCCACTCGGACCTGGTCCGTAGCACCCAGATGCGGGGACACAGTGGTGCTCGGAAGGCCAGTCTCAGCTGCTCAGCCCTTGGCAGCAGCCCTGTCCACAGGGCTCAGCTGCAGCCGGGTGGTACTTCTGGCCAGGGTGGCCAGGCCCTTGCAGGCCTGGAAAAGGACCTGGCACCTGAGGATGGGACTTCTAACTCAGCCTGGATGCTGGGGGCGAGTCAGTTGTCAGTGCCACCACTAAACCTGGGGGACACAACTGCCCACAGCAGCAGTGCCCAAGCTGAGCCCAAAGCCGCTGAACAGCTGGCTACCACTGCCTGCCATGCTCTGCCCCCAGCTGCTCTACTCTGTGGCATGAGGGAGATGGGAGCTGGTGGCTGCTGCCATGCCCTACCTGCCACAGGGATCCTGGCCTTTCCCAAACTAGTGGCGTCAGTGAGCGAGTCTGGGCTGCAGGCTCAGCATGGGGTGAAGATCCACTGTAGGTTGTCTGGGGGGCTCCCTGGGCACTCCCATTGCTGTGCCCACCCTTGGGGTCCCACCGGGTTAGTCCCAGAGCCTGGCTCTAGGACCAAAGATGTGTGGACCATGACGTCAGCCAATGACTTGGCCCCTGCAGAGGCATCCCTGCTGTCAGCCCAGGATGCTGGTGTGCAGGCGGCCCCAGTGGCAGCCTGCAAGGCTGTGGCCACCAGTCCGTCCCTGGAAGCGCCTGCAGCCCTGCATGTGTTCCCAGAGGTAACACTGGGGTCCAGCCTGGAGGAGACGCCATCCCCTGTGCGGGATGTGCGATGGGATGCTGAGGGCATGACATGGGAGGTGTACGGAGCTGCGGTGGACCCAGAGGTACTCGGTGTGGCCATCCAGAAGCACCTGGAGATGCAGTTTGAGCAGCTGCAGCGAGCGCCCACCAGCGAGGACAGCCTGTCTGTGGAGGGCCGGAGGGGACCACTGCGGGCTGTCATGCAGTCCCTGCGGCGCCCCAGCTGCTGTGGCTGCTCCAGTGCGGCCCCCGAGTGA
- the GPRIN2 gene encoding G protein-regulated inducer of neurite outgrowth 2 isoform X1: protein MLNESLMEKADAWGLSLPLELEAAMSSSRPEPGPWAPLSPRLQPLSQSSSSLLGEGQEQRPELRKSASSTVWQAQLGEASTRPQAPEEEGNPPESMELARASGPEARPSAGGHWRSSTVGNVSTMGGGDLCRLRAPSAAAMQRSHSDLVRSTQMRGHSGARKASLSCSALGSSPVHRAQLQPGGTSGQGGQALAGLEKDLAPEDGTSNSAWMLGASQLSVPPLNLGDTTAHSSSAQAEPKAAEQLATTACHALPPAALLCGMREMGAGGCCHALPATGILAFPKLVASVSESGLQAQHGVKIHCRLSGGLPGHSHCCAHPWGPTGLVPEPGSRTKDVWTMTSANDLAPAEASLLSAQDAGVQAAPVAACKAVATSPSLEAPAALHVFPEVTLGSSLEETPSPVRDVRWDAEGMTWEVYGAAVDPEVLGVAIQKHLEMQFEQLQRAPTSEDSLSVEGRRGPLRAVMQSLRRPSCCGCSSAAPE, encoded by the exons ATGCTGAATGAGTCCCTCATGGAAAAAGCTGACGCGTGGGGCCTCTCCCTGCCCCTGGAGCTGGAG GCAGCCATGAGCTCCAGCCGCCCTGAGCCGGGTCCCTGGGCACCCCTGAGCCCCCGCCTTCAGCCCCTGTCCCAGAGCTCTTCCAGCCTGCTGGGTGAAGGCCAGGAACAGAGGCCAGAGCTCCGCAAGAGTGCCAGCAGCACCGTGTGGCAGGCCCAGCTGGGCGAGGCCAGCACCAGACCCCAGGCCCCGGAGGAAGAGGGGAACCCGCCTGAGAGCATGGAGCTGGCGCGGGCCTCTGGCCCTGAGGCACGACCCAGTGCTGGAGGCCACTGGCGGAGCAGCACTGTGGGCAATGTGTCCACCATGGGCGGTGGTGACCTGTGTCGCCTGCGGGCCCCCAGTGCTGCTGCTATGCAGAGGAGCCACTCGGACCTGGTCCGTAGCACCCAGATGCGGGGACACAGTGGTGCTCGGAAGGCCAGTCTCAGCTGCTCAGCCCTTGGCAGCAGCCCTGTCCACAGGGCTCAGCTGCAGCCGGGTGGTACTTCTGGCCAGGGTGGCCAGGCCCTTGCAGGCCTGGAAAAGGACCTGGCACCTGAGGATGGGACTTCTAACTCAGCCTGGATGCTGGGGGCGAGTCAGTTGTCAGTGCCACCACTAAACCTGGGGGACACAACTGCCCACAGCAGCAGTGCCCAAGCTGAGCCCAAAGCCGCTGAACAGCTGGCTACCACTGCCTGCCATGCTCTGCCCCCAGCTGCTCTACTCTGTGGCATGAGGGAGATGGGAGCTGGTGGCTGCTGCCATGCCCTACCTGCCACAGGGATCCTGGCCTTTCCCAAACTAGTGGCGTCAGTGAGCGAGTCTGGGCTGCAGGCTCAGCATGGGGTGAAGATCCACTGTAGGTTGTCTGGGGGGCTCCCTGGGCACTCCCATTGCTGTGCCCACCCTTGGGGTCCCACCGGGTTAGTCCCAGAGCCTGGCTCTAGGACCAAAGATGTGTGGACCATGACGTCAGCCAATGACTTGGCCCCTGCAGAGGCATCCCTGCTGTCAGCCCAGGATGCTGGTGTGCAGGCGGCCCCAGTGGCAGCCTGCAAGGCTGTGGCCACCAGTCCGTCCCTGGAAGCGCCTGCAGCCCTGCATGTGTTCCCAGAGGTAACACTGGGGTCCAGCCTGGAGGAGACGCCATCCCCTGTGCGGGATGTGCGATGGGATGCTGAGGGCATGACATGGGAGGTGTACGGAGCTGCGGTGGACCCAGAGGTACTCGGTGTGGCCATCCAGAAGCACCTGGAGATGCAGTTTGAGCAGCTGCAGCGAGCGCCCACCAGCGAGGACAGCCTGTCTGTGGAGGGCCGGAGGGGACCACTGCGGGCTGTCATGCAGTCCCTGCGGCGCCCCAGCTGCTGTGGCTGCTCCAGTGCGGCCCCCGAGTGA